AGACATTTCAATTGTTATCTCAATGTAAAGTTGGAAGATTGCAAATCTGCATGACTTAACTAATTGACCTGCAAAACTTTTTCCATTGTGAATCAATTGTTTGTATTATGTTCCGATCCCTATAAGAAGAGGCAAATTCTCAAATGTCATCTCATCCTTGCATATATATATTTTGAGTACATTAATGATATTGCTTACAAGTTAATATGGAGAGCTACTTGCTACTAATTAGTATATTATATTCATTTTGACGGCTATTATCCCAAGAACTAGCTATTAGGCACGTTACCATTTTATGGAATACGTACTGCGATGGCCCCAACATTATGTGAGATGCAACTGCAATCAAGGAAAACTCCTTGCAAATCTGGTAATCCGGAACAACTCTTTATCCATGGTCTTTGGCCATGCGACATGAGAGCAAGAAGTTTGACATGTCTATGTGTCTCACCTAGTCTCGAAGATCAAAACGTAAAAAATGTGGTAAGTGCTTGAAATTTGGATGAGCTAGCCTGAATTATATATAAACTTCCAAAATCTTATAAATGCTTTAATTTGTTATGCTTTGCACGTACAGTTGAAAAATGACAACAACTTAGAGGCGGCTCTCCACAATGTTTGGCCTAATTTGGTAGCTGGCAGACAGGATAAAACTTTCTGGAAATACCAGTGGAGAACCCACGGGTTATGTTCCAGCCCAACAGTGCAAGCTACAGATTATTTTAATGCAGCGGCAACGGTACACGCAACACTGATTGCGAAAACCCCGAACAAAAATCTAATTAACTACTTTGTTGCTGCTGGAATTAACCCTGATGGGCATACCTTTTACTCATTGCATGCCATAACCGCTGCTGTGAGAACAGTGGTGGGTAGTAATAATCATGTGTATGCCTCGTGTAAGTCAAATGGTACACAGAATCTTCTACATGAGGTATATCTTTGTTTGGACCAACAGCTACAGAACTTCATACCCTGTACCTTACGTACAGGTCAAAGAGGTTGTGGTTCGTATCTGcataaaagaaatatcatcctaCCAACCTTTTAATATTGGTCAGCTAGCTATAGTCCAACTGATCATTTGGAATAAATATTAATGCCTTAGTTTTTAAGTTTTTAAGTTGGTGTTTAGACGTAATAATGTTGTATTATCTCATACCATATCGGTCAAGCCCAACTTATAAATGAAGACTTGTACTCACTTCATGAAATAAAGACTTCTTCCTTAATTCATTGGTCTTTTTCTTTTTAGTGCCTTTGAACTCTAATTGAAACAATCTTGGGGTCATTTAATACGTTTGAGGTCTTACTCCTAGCTTAATCACCAGAAATTTTCATCTTTCACCCATAGTAGAAGTTCAAGATGAGATTAAGTGTATGATGGACAGCTTAACTGCTAAGGCCATGCATATAaccatgtatttatatatatacgaTCGAGAGTACAAGTTGTACAAGACGGAATAACTTGAAAAGGGTAAAGTGAGCCAACATTGTCACAGTGGAGCAACACTCGATTTGTCTTCTTGTCCTTAACAACCCTTTATTGAAGGGATAATCAGCCCTTTATATTTGAACTCAACTTCTGACTACAGCAATGTGGAAACAATGGATGAGAAAAGATTTCTTCTCATAACCGAGGAAGCTAATACAAAACTTATTAACACGCCTGATTCAAATATTTGTAGAAATAACAAATAACAGTAGCCTCTGACAAACGCTATTCTTCTGTCAAACGATTCATCTCTTCGGTCGATCATGTAAATCCTAATGATGTGGTGTATTCAAATATTATAAAGGTTCAGCAACGCTAAAAGAAAAAAGACAATCATATATATATTCAAACAAGTGAAGATTGTGATCTCCAAGAAAGAAATTAGTAACCGTAAAGTTATATCTGAAACaaagcaacaataataataacatgattGTGATCTTTAAACCAGAAAGCTTTATTGACACGAGACAAACTTAGCTAGGGAAACTTGAGGCTGAGTGGTAACATACTATCCACTCTTCTTTAAAGTTTAATAAGGAGTCAAATATGGCAGTAAGCTTCAATGGTTCGGCTCTCCATTCTCTAGTTTAATTGTTACTAAGCTCTCCTTATAAAAATGGACGGAACAACCATCTGTGGTTTTCCAGATGGCTCTCCCAGGCATGGACGATGAAATCCGAGATTCCTCGTCTTCTGAGTCCTAACATCATATGAGAATAGGCGGGAACATTTATTTACAGAAATGAGAGTGCTAGAATACCAAGACTTCATATACAAAGTGCATTGAAAGGTAAATTGTTTGTTCCAAACACGTGGTCGGATCATTACTCATATATCATAAACAAATCCTTCAACAACGGTCATGAGGGCAATGAAGTCATCAAGCAATACCAGTCTCACATTGCGATGATTGAAATCGCGCCCAACATCTAGCCCTCCGATCTCTACAAACACCTCATTGCAATTATTAGAAGTACAACTCCCGCCACATAGCAGCCAATAATAAGTTCCATTTAAATAAGCAATACCAACGGCTTCTACACAGAATTCATGTATGAGATTTGCAGGTTCAAGGATTCTCCATGAATCCCTAGAACAAGAATAGACGGTTGCATATTGTCGAGGGATAGTATGATTTCTGATGTCATCCCAGAAGGACCGAAACCAAACAACCTTGTAGTCATTAGTCATGGGGTCTAATCCGAACCCAAACTGACGGTCCATTTGAGTGAAATATGATTTTTTGTATGAAATTTCCCAGTTTAGTGGGGAGAGTTGTATTCATTTGAGAAGGAACAAGAGGGGGACTTGACCTTACCTCTTATGATACAATACATAAAGAATATCATTGTCCAGCAATCCAAACAAAATGATGGCCAAAAATAAATTATTACAtatgtaagcacgtaatttttgatcTGACACGTTTTTGAGctattttagtgtttaaaatatttatttagctTAACTTTAATTTTTATAGAGTTTCAATCAATTTTTACttcaaattacaatttaaaaaaaactcaaaaatattttcatttttagttTAAGGTCAGTtagtatatttatgtttatagtattttaattttaccatgactttagcctattttctctatttttactttattataacatttaaaaatataaaaatatagttttacttttaatatttaattttattttagtagTTTATTAGAAGTGATTTTTATAAATACAGTACATTATTTTAGTTTCTTAGCCCAAAATTAAAACCCAACAAGACCCAATCCCTTAACCCTAAGCCCCTTCTCCCTGCCTAAAGATAAATACACACTCATGACCACGGATGAAGCCCTATCTCTAAGCGACAGCCGCAAGAAatcaaaaaaagaaacaaaaagagaaaaacgGCCATCTCCCAAGGAATCAGCCACACACAAAAGAGAAAGGGATGAACaaacaagaaaaggaaaaaacGGCAAAAAACAGTAACATACAATACAGAGGGGACGGAACAGTAGAGAGGAAAACATAACAAGATTTTGGGGGGTTTTCTTCCTTTTGATTTGAGtttcagaaaaagaaaaaaataatacaaaaatatttgTATTCCCTCTTTCCAACTTCGATTTTGATTTTTAATTATGGAGTTTGGTTGATTCGAGTTTATCGCGGTTCAAATTCTCCATTCGAGGTGTCCATTTCCGGTAGATGTTCCTGTTGAAGCTCAAATTTCAGCACCTGTTTTCTTCCTTTCAAGTTCGTTCTTAAGTTTTCTCATGCTTGTATTCACTTTCAGCATTAATCCAAAATTTTGCGCATTCAGGTTCATCTCTTTAATCCTTATTTTATTAACGGAAGATGTTTGCGAGCTAGTTTATATACTAGTTTGTGATGCAATTTTCTCGTGAATTTGATAAGTTTTGGTGGTGGTTGAAGGTAAAGACATTTTTCTTCTATACTTGATGAGATGATTTTTATGAAGCTAAGTGTAAACATTATTATGTTTTTGTGCCTCTCCTCTTTTTGCTTGGGGATGTTTTGCTGATGAAAATAGGTAGTCAATGTGAAATCTTTAGTTTCATTTGTTTGAATCTCTACAGGCAGGAAAACAAAGCAAAGGAAAACTTATTATCTGCTCTTGCATGAATGTTTACGAAATATtgataaaaatctaaaaagaaACTTGATATCGAATTGCAGAtcattttggttttttttttttgtggtatTTATTCTTTCTTTTCTATTGTTTCTGGTAAGAGTAAATGTGGAGGATTTGGTTTAGGATAGAACTGCTAGACTGATCACACCTTTCGTTTAAGATAATTAGTCAGTTTGGTTTAATTAGTATATTGACTACCaaaaattattttcataattcttAAATCTTCATGCTtgatctcaaacttaggaaattaatAATTTTGAACATCGTAgttttgctttaggcgcgattaataatgaaTCATTGTGGTCATGGGTACGTTTCttgtggcatggtcacgatacgtaaatcccattcgagtgtgcgtttcacgtgactcgaccataactttgaataataataaaaaaccaatatgtcgtaaatcgcgggtgtgtttcacgtggcgcggttcACAACGTGTACCAAAATGACAAGTGTAAGACATCATGACTTGTTCaagaaataattccataaatactaaaagcggttaaaagttaaaaaatgcaCAATAAGcttcaaatatgtattaaatcagataattaggccaattattaataatcgggcgaccgtgctaaaaccacggaactcgggagtgcctcacaccttctcccgggttaacagaattccttacccggtcttctgtgttcgctaACCATAAATAGGGTCAAATTTCCTCGATCTGGGATttaaaaataaaccggtgacttgggacactataaattatttcaagtggcgactctgataaataaataatctcatttcgaacaatgtcacttaaattggaaaaactcccctatccccccaattgggaaaaaggaggtgtgatagCTCTAAATTATTACATCCATCCTTACGCCCCTACAACATAAGATGGTTGAAGCTCGAAGTTAGCTGCAGGAAGGGGCCTCACTTCCCTGGTGGCAAGATTCCACAATGACAAGGAGATGTTGAATATGCTGCCATCAATTTCTCGCTCCAACAAAAATAAGCCATCCACGGAACCTAAAAGGTACGTCATACCTCTAAAGCCCTAGAGATAATCAGGTAGATTTTCAACTACACCAGCAGTTGAAACCGAAAAAAGTGATTGGAGGGGAATCATCTGGGACACTATGATCATAAATCAAGATTTGAGGGGATTTGCTCTTGCTGTTCCAATTCATGTGTTCTCTGATGAAGCTATGGCTCTTCATTATCTCGTACCAGTTCTTGCAGACGCATTTGAATCGCAACAAGGACTCCACTGGCAACCTGAGTAGAATATCCACCGCTAAATCCTCAGGGAATGGCCGAGCACCATTACCGCTAGTGGCCATAGACCATAGTAGTTTCGGCgacagagaaagagagagaagggCAAATGTACTTGTATGCTGTAGTTTAGCCTTATTGTAATTTTAGAAACCTAGATGGACTTGTATGTTGTAGTTTATCTAGAGTTACTTGAGGCAAATTTTTGAAGAATAACAATAAATAGCACGTACAAAAAATAACAGCATTCGCCCGTTTGATATTCAAGCACTTACCACATTCTTTACTATTTAGTTTTCATATTTAGGTGCAGACATCAACATGTCAGGCTTTTCCTTTTGCATCACATAGCCACAAGTCATGAATGAAGAATCGTTCTTTAATACCAGCTTTGCAGTATTTCCTGATCTCAATGACATCTCACAAAATGTATGGGTCCTTGTCTCCTTGACAACATGTATTTTTTATGCAGTATGTAAAATAAACACCAAGTAGTTCTCGATATATACATTATGTGAGATGTCACTGAAATCTTTGGTATTAAGAAACAGTTCCTTCATCCATGGTCTTTGGCCCAGTGAAGCAAAAGGTAGAGAATGCGGTAACTTATCAGTCTAGTAAAGCCTTTAATTAGGACCCAAATTTTGAGGTCCCAAAActttttaataatatattttatcatttttccGCTTAGATAATAATGAAGTCTATAgattaagaagaaaaaaatgtgGAATCTTTACCAAAAGAGAAAGATTGTCTTCTTTTTAATAGtagaatattttaaaattttaaattaaattattcaaACTTCTATATTAGTAAACAAAAATTTTTACAACGATATCCAAGGTAATATATTGCAAATATATGGCTAATTTCTAATTAACATGAATTAATctttactactactactactactataaaCTCTGCAAAGCATAACAAATTAAAGTATTTATAAGATTTTGGAAGTTTATATAATGCAAGCTAGCTCGTCCTAATTTCAAGCACTTACCACATTCTCTATTTTTTGATCTTCGAGATTAGGTGAGAGACATGGACATGTCAAGCTTCTTGCTCTTGCATCACTTGGCCAAAGACCATGGATGAACAATTGTTCCGGAATACCAGATTTGCATGGAGTTTTCCCTGATTGCAATTGCATGTCACAGAATGTTGGGGCCAATGCAGTACGTATTCCATAAAATGGTAACTTGCTTGACACCTAGTTCTTGGATTATAGCCGTCAAAATCAATATAATTAGTAGCAAATAGCTCTCCATAATAACTTGTTAGCAATACTATTAATGTACTCAAAGTAATAATGCAATGATGGCATTATATTTGAGCATTTGCCTCTTCTTGTAGGGGTCAGAACATAGAAAAAGCGATTGTTTTAATGCTCGGAAAGTTAATTAGTTAAGTCATGCAGATTTTCATTCTTCCAACTTTACATTGAGATAATATAAGAATTCAAATGCCTTTCCTACATGAAGTTGTTATTGATACAAAAGTCTTGAATGAATGAGATCAGTTTCTCACTATAATTTGTTTATTATCTAATCACCATTCAAATTAAGTGTCGTAACTAATCTAAATCTGTATACTTCGTGGCATGATTTGGCTAACCATCAACCATGTTTTAAAATGCTACCCATTCACCTCCAACTGAAAACCAAAAAGACTAGAAAGTTGGGCTTGCTCACGACATTGACAGGTTAAGCTTACTTCTCAAGCAGTTGCAGGCCAAAGGCCGTGGATGTAGAATAGAATAGTTCCTGAGTAACGGTGTAGCAGGTATTTATGGTACACAAAGTGGGAGGTCATTGAAGTACAACTATCGTAACTTGATATTGGTTCTAATTAGTAGTAACTCGGGGGTACAAAGAATAGTCATTGGCAAGAGAACCACTATCAACTCCATAACTAAACACTACTTGTCGCAAGTGTATATGACATGATTGGTTGATTTGTGGTGAATGATGATCAGTTGGTGTGGTGGATGACCaatcatcttctgctatttataAAGGATATTAAGGCATGCATGTGAGTACTATTCCAAGTGGTTAGGGAGTAGGTTATTCATGGTTATGTTATTTCCTATCTTATTATTGTTATTGGTGGGTCACGTTGTTTCAGTTGTAACTTTCAATTATTATTTTCTGGTTTGAAAATCACAATCTTCACTTGTttctaatattattattattggtgTCGGGTAAGGTAGTGAGGCATGAAATTTTTGAACGACACTCCCACAATATCTTCTTAATAGTGTTCTTGACGGACATGTCCGAAAATAATTGTCAGTTAGATTCACTGCTGAAGgagaaagaaatacaacaactGAATATAACCATTCTGATAGCTATTTTTGCTTGTCATTTAGTTTGCAACTTGAATAGAGAAATCTTTGAAATAATAAAAGGAAGTTGCATTATTTACATAAGTGTACATAAAACATTAGTACAAGCTGATATTTTGTTCTTTGCAGCACAATTTAATAAACAACTGGGAGACCCTATTTAGGAATCCTTTAGGCCCATAGAATATTTAATCCACGTGAAATTTTGGAATAGTAGTCACATACTTCTTTTTGAAGGACCAAAGAAGTAAGGATTGGGATGTTCAAGCAGTGGCAATAGCACCGTACAAGTTTGAGAGCAGCTGCTATGGCTAAAGCAGGTCTCCAGCAGGGTTAATTTTTAAGTGAATAAATGGTCTTGCAAATCTTTACACTTCTTTCAACTAGGAATATAATTTGCCTCAAGTAACTCTAGCTAAACTacaaactgtaacgacccgatcggtcgttttgaacatttattttcctataaactatttgaaatcttgaataactttctatgaggtattataacttgtgtgaattgtcggttttgattttaaggtatttcggagttagcttggaagaataaatttcatgttggaagcttaagttgaaataattgatcggatattgatttatatgcaaacggccccggaatagagttttgatgattccaatagctccgtatggtgattatggacttaggaatatgtccgaaaaaatatttcgaggtccgtagtggaattaggctttaaatagcgaaagttgaatttttgg
The DNA window shown above is from Nicotiana tomentosiformis chromosome 8, ASM39032v3, whole genome shotgun sequence and carries:
- the LOC117273230 gene encoding ribonuclease S-5-like encodes the protein MAPTLCEMQLQSRKTPCKSGNPEQLFIHGLWPCDMRARSLTCLCVSPSLEDQNVKNVLKNDNNLEAALHNVWPNLVAGRQDKTFWKYQWRTHGLCSSPTVQATDYFNAAATVHATLIAKTPNKNLINYFVAAGINPDGHTFYSLHAITAAVRTVVGSNNHVYASCKSNGTQNLLHECL